In Stigmatopora nigra isolate UIUO_SnigA chromosome 11, RoL_Snig_1.1, whole genome shotgun sequence, the following proteins share a genomic window:
- the rab20 gene encoding ras-related protein Rab-20: protein MPESSKMRKPDVKVVLLGDMNVGKTSLLHRYTERKFKDTVSTVGGAFFLKQWGPYNVSIWDTAGREQFHGLGSMYCRGAAAVILTYDVTNWHSLAELEERFLSLTDTANRDCIYAVVGNKADLTNTDVRLPPDMTETESEDVLSTCPTPSVCVPAATCQKQVTREDALAFYGRILRYKGSDEKVSLPAEKMCFETSAKTGYNVDALFEELFDLVLPSFLRKRNEELESTTVDLEVCRGSGGKQGRSGCC from the exons ATGCCCGAGTCTTCGAAGATGAGGAAGCCTGACGTGAAGGTAGTGCTCCTGGGGGACATGAATGTGGGCAAGACGTCTCTTCTCCACAGGTACACGGAGAGGAAGTTCAAAGACACGGTCAGCACCGTCGGAGGGGCGTTCTTCCTCAAACAGTGGGGACCCTACAACGTCTCCATATGGGACACTGCCG GCCGGGAACAGTTCCACGGCCTTGGCTCCATGTACTGTCGTGGCGCGGCCGCCGTCATCCTCACTTACGATGTCACTAACTGGCATAGCTTGGCCGAGCTGGAGGAGCGTTTCCTCTCCTTGACGGACACGGCCAACCGCGACTGTATTTACGCCGTGGTGGGTAACAAGGCCGACCTGACGAACACGGACGTCCGACTGCCTCCCGACATGACGGAAACAGAGTCGGAGGACGTGCTGTCCACTTGCCCCACGCCTTCCGTCTGCGTCCCCGCCGCCACCTGCCAGAAACAAGTCACCCGCGAAGACGCATTGGCGTTCTATGGGCGCATCCTTCGCTACAAGGGCTCAGATGAGAAGGTCAGCTTGCCTGCGGAGAAGATGTGCTTCGAGACCAGTGCCAAGACCGGATACAATGTGGATGCTCTCTTTGAAGAGCTTTTTGACCTGGTGCTGCCCTCTTTTTTGAGGAAGAGGAATGAGGAACTAGAGTCCACTACCGTGGATTTGGAAGTTTGCAGGGGGAGCGGCGGCAAGCAGGGACGATCGGGCTGCTGCTAG
- the col4a2 gene encoding uncharacterized protein col4a2 isoform X1, which produces MQGHHKRIVKNLRWLLLFACVASLVSEAHAGGKKHNGPCGGRDCSGGCKCFPEKGARGQHGPVGQQGITGPPGRLGDPGIQGPKGHTGESGRSGALGPKGNTGMTGVPGFSGNDGIPGHPGQPGPRGKPGADGCNGTVGESGSPGLVGRQGAPGYSGQPGRKGEKGDSLDVTVYMQRFRGELGTPGLHGPFGPPGNRGWPGNPGAPGPKGQRGVPGPPGPKAVQNVLKGMKGDQGEIGPPGPPGNSTHQHTQPPFGPLGPRGAKGFKGEAGDLADNKGETGITGFAGSRGLPGAPGRPGPRGKLGEQGPDGRVGLKGARGEPGELLSSGFWPWSTSAGPIGPIGETGSQGPRGPIGDQGIPGPPGRNASHTQQQVFDYGGPFGRKGESGEKGQQGEKGHPAISAGLPGNPGRPGSPGLPGPKGSWEDFFKGSPGGRGRPGNAGFKGTKGDHGQCECPINNSPAGPVGPVGDPGEPGMTGEFGQRGDIGSPGPSGLDGLPGTRGFAGEPGPKGRKGDTAVATQKGYRGDSGLQGKDGEVGRQGFPGRVGLPGFPGNRGLPGDDSKGERGEKGFSGVPGRNGAPGLIGEPGLDIEGIKGQSGLSGDAGFDGYPGVAGTPGSPGGCSPTGDGGQWDVTGPCGSFPGEPGPPGSPGPRGLPGLTGLQGEKGLPGLFGLNGVNGERGDYGPGGLPGPPGFSGPRGNLGLPGGKGSVGSPGVPGLTGRNGQPGEKGLHGDILGALPGPPGDPGLFGLQGIKGFAGDQGEPGYPGMEGVPGMIGSKGNIGPPGLQGVEGIPGAPGSYGYPGDPGNTGPPGPQGVIGQPGFTGERGTEGTPGAPGPLGIKGLPGKPGSFGVPGENGSPGIIGRPGPDGRQGASGMKGYKGSGGMSGFGGVSGNTGVKGEGGINGGPGQPGQVGPKGMTGKSGEKGDRGLRGPPGDKPDIPKQIIVEMKGIKGEIGTLGNQGFVGPRGAKGLPGVPGRGGIHGFPGEPGHEKGFQGDTGAQGLPGRKGMPGYPGNQGISGFDGMTGNKGVKGTPGAYGASGEPGKKGIKGEHGIRIDIPGATGLRGEVGPLGESGQKGVAGVPGNRGFPGFEGIEGKRGQLGDRGDVGAPGFDGLKGTPGNKGLKGFPGIPGKVGQPGFEGGQGIKGLPGLIGLYGLDGLKGQRGVPGITGLDTTGPSGDPGLKGEKGEDGSPNNQAGVPGFAGSKGFPGEDGVQGLPGPSGIRGPRGPDAKPEKPGPPGDKGFHGSQGLQGFPGPRGVPGTNAFPGEKGTPGILGYPGVPGRKGFTGEQGPGGYRGPNGISGKKGDKGDQGSMGIPGLTGIKGERGPYGPKGDSGPPGLRGLPGNQGPPSVPSIVPGERGLPGKQGIQGPRGIQGDTGPQGPPGDNGFIGPIGIKGMPGISGRPGTPGFRGEVGQVGHGGLQGMQGDAGKPGLPGRAGMPGRSVSVGYLLVKHSQSEQTPMCPVGMSKIWDGYSLLYLEGQEKAHNQDLGLAGSCLPRFSTMPFLYCNPGDICYYASRNDKSYWLSTTAPLPMMPVEEGDIKPYISRCSVCEAPSVAIAVHSQDITIPQCPAGWRSLWIGYSFLMHTAAGNEGGGQSLSSPGSCLEDFRTSPFIECNGAKGTCHYFANKHSFWLTSIDQSFHSEPASETIKAGQLLSRISRCQVCMKNL; this is translated from the exons AACGGAACAGTCGGAGAATCCGGAAGCCCGGGTCTAGTTGGGCGTCAAGGAGCACCAGGATATTCC GGGCAACCAGGCAGGAAAGGGGAGAAGGGTGACAGCTTGGATGTGACCGTATACATGCAGAGATTCAGG GGGGAGCTTGGCACACCAGGTCTCCATGGACCATTT gGCCCCCCAGGAAACCGAGGATGGCCGGGAAACCCAGGGGCACCAGGACCGAAG GGTCAACGAGGGGTACCGGGTCCTCCTGGACCAAAG GCTGTGCAAAATGTACTCAAGGGCATGAAGGGCGACCAGGGGGAGATAGGACCTCCAGGACCACCAGGAAACTCTACTCATCAACACACTCAGCCCCCATTTGGGCCACTT GGCCCTCGTGGAGCAAAGGGGTTTAAAGGAGAGGCAGGTGATTTG GCCGACAACAAAGGAGAAACTGGAATTACAGGCTTCGCGGGATCAAGA GGTCTACCTGGTGCACCTGGCAGGCCTGGTCCAAGG GGGAAATTGGGAGAACAAGGGCCAGATGGAAGAGTGGGTTTAAAG GGCGCAAGAGGTGAACCTGGAGAACTGCTTTCATCAGGATTTTGGCCCTGGTCTACTTCAG CTGGCCCCATTGGTCCCATCGGTGAGACGGGCTCCCAAGGTCCTAGGGGCCCGATAGGAGATCAAGGCATTCCTGGACCACCGGGCCGAAACGCTTCTCACACACAGCAACAAG TGTTTGACTACGGCGGGCCATTCGGAAGAAAGGGGGAGTCGGGAGAGAAGGGCCAACAGGGAGAAAAAGGTCATCCTGCTATCAGTGCAGGGCTGCCGGGCAACCCTGGTCGCCCAGGTTCTCCCGGTCTTCCAGGGCCCAAAGGATCAT GGGAAGATTTCTTCAAGGGATCTCCTGGTGGTAGAGGAAGGCCTGGAAATGCTGGTTTCAAAGGAACCAAAG GTGATCATGGGCAATGTGAATGCCCCATTAACAACTCCCCAGCAGGGCCAGTCGGGCCGGTTGGTGACCCCGGTGAGCCAGGAATGACTGGAGAGTTTGGACAGAGGGGTGACATTGGCAGCCCTGGACCCTCGGGATTGGATGGATTACCA GGTACTCGTGGGTTCGCTGGGGAGCCCGGTCCAAAAGGCAGAAAAGGGGACACAGCTGTGGCCACACAGAAAG GCTATCGTGGAGACTCTGGACTTCAAGGGAAGGATGGCGAAGTTGGTCGGCAAGGATTTCCGGGCCGCGTTGGTTTGCCTGGGTTTCCTGGGAATCGAGGTCTTCCG GGAGATGATTCCaaaggagagagaggagaaaaagGTTTCTCTGGAGTGCCAGGTCGAAATGGTGCTCCTGGACTCATAGGAGAGCCAGGTCTAGATATTGAGGGCATCAAAGGCCAGTCTGGTTTATCCGGTGATGCTGGGTTTGATGGTTATCCTGGAGTTGCAGGAACACCTGGTAGCCCAG GCGGCTGTAGTCCAACTGGCGATGGAGGACAATGGGATGTAACAG GTCCTTGTGGCAGTTTTCCAGGAGAACCTGGACCTCCTGGTTCTCCAGGACCCAGAGGCTTACCTGGGCTCACAG GTCTTCAGGGTGAAAAGGGCCTACCAGGTCTCTTTGGACTCAATGGGGTAAATGGAGAAAGAGGAGACTATGGTCCCGGTGGCCTCCCTGGACCGCCAG GTTTTTCTGGGCCACGGGGTAACTTGGGCTTGCCTGGCGGAAAAGGGTCAGTTGGATCTCCAGGTGTGCCCGGATTGACAGGACGGAATGGACAACCTGGAGAAAAAGGACTCCACGGTGACATACTGGGTGCACTGCCTGGACCCCCTGGAGACCCAGGACTGTTTGGGCTTCAAGGAATTAAGGGTTTTGCCGGTGATCAAGGAGAACCAGGCTATCCAG GCATGGAAGGTGTGCCTGGTATGATTGGCTCCAAAGGCAACATTGGGCCTCCAGGCCTGCAGGGAGTGGAGGGAATTCCTGGAGCGCCTGGCAGTTACGGCTACCCGGGTGATCCCGGCAATACTGGTCCACCAGGGCCCCAGGGTGTTATTGGACAACCAG GATTCACTGGTGAAAGGGGTACAGAAGGAACACCAGGAGCTCCAGGCCCATTGGGGATAAAGGGGTTACCAGGGAAACCAGGTAGCTTTGGGGTTCCCGGGGAGAACGGCTCACCAGGTATTATTGGAAGGCCTGGGCCAGATGGAAGACAAGGAGCTTCAGGAATGAAAG GCTACAAAGGGTCCGGTGGCATGTCAGGCTTTGGCGGTGTCTCTGGGAATACGGGTGTGAAAGGAGAAGGCGGAATAAATGGAGGCCCTGGACAGCCAGGACAAGTTGGCCCTAAAGGAATGACCGGAAAATCTGGTGAAAAAG GTGATCGTGGCTTAAGGGGACCACCTGGCGACAAGCCAGACATTCCTAAACAGATCATTGTTGAGATGAAAGGAATCAAGGGAGAAATTGGAACATTAGGAAATCAAGGCTTCGTCGGACCAAGAG GTGCAAAGGGCCTCCCTGGTGTTCCGGGTCGTGGGGGAATTCATGGTTTTCCAGGAGAGCCCGGTCATGAAAAGGGTTTCCAAGGGGACACAGGTGCACAGGGACTCCCAGGACGCAAAGGAATGCCAGGCTATCCCGGGAATCAAGGAATTTCTGGCTTTGATGGGATGACTGGTAACAAG GGAGTCAAAGGAACCCCTGGTGCCTATGGTGCATCAGGGGAACCTGGCAAGAAAGGAATCAAAG GTGAACACGGCATTCGCATAGACATTCCAGGAGCAACTGGACTGAGAGGAGAGGTTGGTCCTTTAGGAGAATCCG GACAAAAAGGAGTAGCTGGAGTGCCTGGAAATAGGGGATTCCCTGGTTTTGAAGGTATCGAAGGAAAAAGAGGACAACTAGGTGATCGAGGAGATGTAGGGGCTCCCG gTTTCGATGGGCTGAAAGGAACGCCTGGAAACAAAGGTCTGAAGGGTTTTCCTGGGATACCGGGAAAAGTCGGACAACCAGGTTTCGAAGGCGGTCAAGGAATAAAAG GTTTACCTGGTCTGATTGGACTTTATGGATTAGATGGACTGAAAGGACAAAGGGGTGTCCCTGGAATCACAG GTTTGGATACCACTGGACCATCTGGAGATCCAGGACTCAAGGGAGAGAAGGGTGAAGATGGAAGCCCCAACAACCAGGCAGGTGTGCCTGGGTTTGCCGGTTCAAAAGGCTTCCCAGGAGAGGATG GTGTCCAAGGTCTACCTGGACCATCAGGAATCCGTGGGCCAAGAGGTCCAGATGCGAAACCAGAGAAACCGGGGCCGCCTGGGGATAAGGGCTTCCATGGGTCTCAAGGACTGCAGG GTTTCCCTGGACCAAGAGGTGTCCCTGGTACTAATGCCTTTCCTGGAGAAAAGGGTACACCTGGAATACTTGGCTATCCTGGAGTCCCTGGCAGGAAAGGGTTCACGGGAGAACAAGGTCCAGGTGGATATAGGGGACCAAATGGAATTTCTGGGAAGAAAg GTGACAAAGGAGATCAAGGTTCAATGGGCATTCCTGGTCTTACTGGGATCAAGGGAGAAAGAGGACCATATGGGCCTAAAGGGGATTCCGGACCCCCAG GTTTGCGTGGGTTGCCGGGAAACCAGGGTCCACCTTCAGTGCCCAGCATTGTCCCGGGAGAGAGGGGCCTGCCTGGAAAACAGGGAATTCAAGGGCCAAGAGGCATCCAAGGGGACACAGGGCCACAGGGACCACCAGGGGATAATG GTTTCATTGGGCCCATTGGGATAAAGGGCATGCCCGGAATATCTGGAAGACCAGGAACACCTGGATTCCGTGGGGAGGTCGGTCAAGTGGGCCACGGTGGCCTGCAAGGCATGCAAG GCGATGCGGGTAAACCGGGTCTCCCGGGCCGAGCTGGCATGCCAGGACGCAGCGTCTCTGTGGGTTACTTGCTGGTCAAGCACAGTCAGTCAGAGCAGACTCCCATGTGCCCCGTGGGGATGTCAAAAATTTGGGATGGATACAGTCTTTTGTATCTGGAAGGCCAGGAAAAGGCTCACAATCAGGATCTCG GCTTGGCCGGCTCCTGCCTGCCACGCTTCAGCACCATGCCCTTCCTCTACTGCAACCCTGGAGACATCTGCTACTACGCTAGCAGGAATGACAAGTCCTACTGGTTGTCGACCACTGCCCCCCTACCCATGATGCCTGTGGAGGAGGGCGACATCAAACCTTACATCAGCCGCTGCTCGGTTTGCGAGGCACCGTCAGTCGCCATCGCCGTGCACAGTCAGGACATCACCATCCCGCAGTGTCCCGCCGGATGGCGCAGCCTGTGGATCGGCTACTCGTTCTTAATG CATACGGCGGCTGGAAATGAAGGTGGAGGTCAGTCCCTGTCTTCGCCCGGATCATGCTTGGAGGACTTCCGGACGTCGCCATTCATCGAGTGCAACGGCGCCAAAGGCACGTGCCATTACTTTGCCAACAAGCACAGCTTCTGGTTAACCTCTATCGATCAGTCTTTTCATTCCGAGCCGGCATCAGAGACGATCAAAGCGGGGCAGCTCCTGTCGCGAATTAGCCGCTGCCAGGTCTGTATGAAGAACTTGTGA
- the col4a2 gene encoding uncharacterized protein col4a2 isoform X2, with translation MQGHHKRIVKNLRWLLLFACVASLVSEAHAGGKKHNGPCGGRDCSGGCKCFPEKGARGQHGPVGQQGITGPPGRLGDPGIQGPKGHTGESGRSGALGPKGNTGMTGVPGFSGNDGIPGHPGQPGPRGKPGADGCNGTVGESGSPGLVGRQGAPGYSGQPGRKGEKGDSLDVTVYMQRFRGELGTPGLHGPFGPPGNRGWPGNPGAPGPKGQRGVPGPPGPKAVQNVLKGMKGDQGEIGPPGPPGNSTHQHTQPPFGPLGPRGAKGFKGEAGDLADNKGETGITGFAGSRGLPGAPGRPGPRGKLGEQGPDGRVGLKGARGEPGELLSSGFWPWSTSAGPIGPIGETGSQGPRGPIGDQGIPGPPGRNASHTQQQVFDYGGPFGRKGESGEKGQQGEKGHPAISAGLPGNPGRPGSPGLPGPKGSWEDFFKGSPGGRGRPGNAGFKGTKGDHGQCECPINNSPAGPVGPVGDPGEPGMTGEFGQRGDIGSPGPSGLDGLPGTRGFAGEPGPKGRKGDTAVATQKGYRGDSGLQGKDGEVGRQGFPGRVGLPGFPGNRGLPGDDSKGERGEKGFSGVPGRNGAPGLIGEPGLDIEGIKGQSGLSGDAGFDGYPGVAGTPGSPGPCGSFPGEPGPPGSPGPRGLPGLTGLQGEKGLPGLFGLNGVNGERGDYGPGGLPGPPGFSGPRGNLGLPGGKGSVGSPGVPGLTGRNGQPGEKGLHGDILGALPGPPGDPGLFGLQGIKGFAGDQGEPGYPGMEGVPGMIGSKGNIGPPGLQGVEGIPGAPGSYGYPGDPGNTGPPGPQGVIGQPGFTGERGTEGTPGAPGPLGIKGLPGKPGSFGVPGENGSPGIIGRPGPDGRQGASGMKGYKGSGGMSGFGGVSGNTGVKGEGGINGGPGQPGQVGPKGMTGKSGEKGDRGLRGPPGDKPDIPKQIIVEMKGIKGEIGTLGNQGFVGPRGAKGLPGVPGRGGIHGFPGEPGHEKGFQGDTGAQGLPGRKGMPGYPGNQGISGFDGMTGNKGVKGTPGAYGASGEPGKKGIKGEHGIRIDIPGATGLRGEVGPLGESGQKGVAGVPGNRGFPGFEGIEGKRGQLGDRGDVGAPGFDGLKGTPGNKGLKGFPGIPGKVGQPGFEGGQGIKGLPGLIGLYGLDGLKGQRGVPGITGLDTTGPSGDPGLKGEKGEDGSPNNQAGVPGFAGSKGFPGEDGVQGLPGPSGIRGPRGPDAKPEKPGPPGDKGFHGSQGLQGFPGPRGVPGTNAFPGEKGTPGILGYPGVPGRKGFTGEQGPGGYRGPNGISGKKGDKGDQGSMGIPGLTGIKGERGPYGPKGDSGPPGLRGLPGNQGPPSVPSIVPGERGLPGKQGIQGPRGIQGDTGPQGPPGDNGFIGPIGIKGMPGISGRPGTPGFRGEVGQVGHGGLQGMQGDAGKPGLPGRAGMPGRSVSVGYLLVKHSQSEQTPMCPVGMSKIWDGYSLLYLEGQEKAHNQDLGLAGSCLPRFSTMPFLYCNPGDICYYASRNDKSYWLSTTAPLPMMPVEEGDIKPYISRCSVCEAPSVAIAVHSQDITIPQCPAGWRSLWIGYSFLMHTAAGNEGGGQSLSSPGSCLEDFRTSPFIECNGAKGTCHYFANKHSFWLTSIDQSFHSEPASETIKAGQLLSRISRCQVCMKNL, from the exons AACGGAACAGTCGGAGAATCCGGAAGCCCGGGTCTAGTTGGGCGTCAAGGAGCACCAGGATATTCC GGGCAACCAGGCAGGAAAGGGGAGAAGGGTGACAGCTTGGATGTGACCGTATACATGCAGAGATTCAGG GGGGAGCTTGGCACACCAGGTCTCCATGGACCATTT gGCCCCCCAGGAAACCGAGGATGGCCGGGAAACCCAGGGGCACCAGGACCGAAG GGTCAACGAGGGGTACCGGGTCCTCCTGGACCAAAG GCTGTGCAAAATGTACTCAAGGGCATGAAGGGCGACCAGGGGGAGATAGGACCTCCAGGACCACCAGGAAACTCTACTCATCAACACACTCAGCCCCCATTTGGGCCACTT GGCCCTCGTGGAGCAAAGGGGTTTAAAGGAGAGGCAGGTGATTTG GCCGACAACAAAGGAGAAACTGGAATTACAGGCTTCGCGGGATCAAGA GGTCTACCTGGTGCACCTGGCAGGCCTGGTCCAAGG GGGAAATTGGGAGAACAAGGGCCAGATGGAAGAGTGGGTTTAAAG GGCGCAAGAGGTGAACCTGGAGAACTGCTTTCATCAGGATTTTGGCCCTGGTCTACTTCAG CTGGCCCCATTGGTCCCATCGGTGAGACGGGCTCCCAAGGTCCTAGGGGCCCGATAGGAGATCAAGGCATTCCTGGACCACCGGGCCGAAACGCTTCTCACACACAGCAACAAG TGTTTGACTACGGCGGGCCATTCGGAAGAAAGGGGGAGTCGGGAGAGAAGGGCCAACAGGGAGAAAAAGGTCATCCTGCTATCAGTGCAGGGCTGCCGGGCAACCCTGGTCGCCCAGGTTCTCCCGGTCTTCCAGGGCCCAAAGGATCAT GGGAAGATTTCTTCAAGGGATCTCCTGGTGGTAGAGGAAGGCCTGGAAATGCTGGTTTCAAAGGAACCAAAG GTGATCATGGGCAATGTGAATGCCCCATTAACAACTCCCCAGCAGGGCCAGTCGGGCCGGTTGGTGACCCCGGTGAGCCAGGAATGACTGGAGAGTTTGGACAGAGGGGTGACATTGGCAGCCCTGGACCCTCGGGATTGGATGGATTACCA GGTACTCGTGGGTTCGCTGGGGAGCCCGGTCCAAAAGGCAGAAAAGGGGACACAGCTGTGGCCACACAGAAAG GCTATCGTGGAGACTCTGGACTTCAAGGGAAGGATGGCGAAGTTGGTCGGCAAGGATTTCCGGGCCGCGTTGGTTTGCCTGGGTTTCCTGGGAATCGAGGTCTTCCG GGAGATGATTCCaaaggagagagaggagaaaaagGTTTCTCTGGAGTGCCAGGTCGAAATGGTGCTCCTGGACTCATAGGAGAGCCAGGTCTAGATATTGAGGGCATCAAAGGCCAGTCTGGTTTATCCGGTGATGCTGGGTTTGATGGTTATCCTGGAGTTGCAGGAACACCTGGTAGCCCAG GTCCTTGTGGCAGTTTTCCAGGAGAACCTGGACCTCCTGGTTCTCCAGGACCCAGAGGCTTACCTGGGCTCACAG GTCTTCAGGGTGAAAAGGGCCTACCAGGTCTCTTTGGACTCAATGGGGTAAATGGAGAAAGAGGAGACTATGGTCCCGGTGGCCTCCCTGGACCGCCAG GTTTTTCTGGGCCACGGGGTAACTTGGGCTTGCCTGGCGGAAAAGGGTCAGTTGGATCTCCAGGTGTGCCCGGATTGACAGGACGGAATGGACAACCTGGAGAAAAAGGACTCCACGGTGACATACTGGGTGCACTGCCTGGACCCCCTGGAGACCCAGGACTGTTTGGGCTTCAAGGAATTAAGGGTTTTGCCGGTGATCAAGGAGAACCAGGCTATCCAG GCATGGAAGGTGTGCCTGGTATGATTGGCTCCAAAGGCAACATTGGGCCTCCAGGCCTGCAGGGAGTGGAGGGAATTCCTGGAGCGCCTGGCAGTTACGGCTACCCGGGTGATCCCGGCAATACTGGTCCACCAGGGCCCCAGGGTGTTATTGGACAACCAG GATTCACTGGTGAAAGGGGTACAGAAGGAACACCAGGAGCTCCAGGCCCATTGGGGATAAAGGGGTTACCAGGGAAACCAGGTAGCTTTGGGGTTCCCGGGGAGAACGGCTCACCAGGTATTATTGGAAGGCCTGGGCCAGATGGAAGACAAGGAGCTTCAGGAATGAAAG GCTACAAAGGGTCCGGTGGCATGTCAGGCTTTGGCGGTGTCTCTGGGAATACGGGTGTGAAAGGAGAAGGCGGAATAAATGGAGGCCCTGGACAGCCAGGACAAGTTGGCCCTAAAGGAATGACCGGAAAATCTGGTGAAAAAG GTGATCGTGGCTTAAGGGGACCACCTGGCGACAAGCCAGACATTCCTAAACAGATCATTGTTGAGATGAAAGGAATCAAGGGAGAAATTGGAACATTAGGAAATCAAGGCTTCGTCGGACCAAGAG GTGCAAAGGGCCTCCCTGGTGTTCCGGGTCGTGGGGGAATTCATGGTTTTCCAGGAGAGCCCGGTCATGAAAAGGGTTTCCAAGGGGACACAGGTGCACAGGGACTCCCAGGACGCAAAGGAATGCCAGGCTATCCCGGGAATCAAGGAATTTCTGGCTTTGATGGGATGACTGGTAACAAG GGAGTCAAAGGAACCCCTGGTGCCTATGGTGCATCAGGGGAACCTGGCAAGAAAGGAATCAAAG GTGAACACGGCATTCGCATAGACATTCCAGGAGCAACTGGACTGAGAGGAGAGGTTGGTCCTTTAGGAGAATCCG GACAAAAAGGAGTAGCTGGAGTGCCTGGAAATAGGGGATTCCCTGGTTTTGAAGGTATCGAAGGAAAAAGAGGACAACTAGGTGATCGAGGAGATGTAGGGGCTCCCG gTTTCGATGGGCTGAAAGGAACGCCTGGAAACAAAGGTCTGAAGGGTTTTCCTGGGATACCGGGAAAAGTCGGACAACCAGGTTTCGAAGGCGGTCAAGGAATAAAAG GTTTACCTGGTCTGATTGGACTTTATGGATTAGATGGACTGAAAGGACAAAGGGGTGTCCCTGGAATCACAG GTTTGGATACCACTGGACCATCTGGAGATCCAGGACTCAAGGGAGAGAAGGGTGAAGATGGAAGCCCCAACAACCAGGCAGGTGTGCCTGGGTTTGCCGGTTCAAAAGGCTTCCCAGGAGAGGATG GTGTCCAAGGTCTACCTGGACCATCAGGAATCCGTGGGCCAAGAGGTCCAGATGCGAAACCAGAGAAACCGGGGCCGCCTGGGGATAAGGGCTTCCATGGGTCTCAAGGACTGCAGG GTTTCCCTGGACCAAGAGGTGTCCCTGGTACTAATGCCTTTCCTGGAGAAAAGGGTACACCTGGAATACTTGGCTATCCTGGAGTCCCTGGCAGGAAAGGGTTCACGGGAGAACAAGGTCCAGGTGGATATAGGGGACCAAATGGAATTTCTGGGAAGAAAg GTGACAAAGGAGATCAAGGTTCAATGGGCATTCCTGGTCTTACTGGGATCAAGGGAGAAAGAGGACCATATGGGCCTAAAGGGGATTCCGGACCCCCAG GTTTGCGTGGGTTGCCGGGAAACCAGGGTCCACCTTCAGTGCCCAGCATTGTCCCGGGAGAGAGGGGCCTGCCTGGAAAACAGGGAATTCAAGGGCCAAGAGGCATCCAAGGGGACACAGGGCCACAGGGACCACCAGGGGATAATG GTTTCATTGGGCCCATTGGGATAAAGGGCATGCCCGGAATATCTGGAAGACCAGGAACACCTGGATTCCGTGGGGAGGTCGGTCAAGTGGGCCACGGTGGCCTGCAAGGCATGCAAG GCGATGCGGGTAAACCGGGTCTCCCGGGCCGAGCTGGCATGCCAGGACGCAGCGTCTCTGTGGGTTACTTGCTGGTCAAGCACAGTCAGTCAGAGCAGACTCCCATGTGCCCCGTGGGGATGTCAAAAATTTGGGATGGATACAGTCTTTTGTATCTGGAAGGCCAGGAAAAGGCTCACAATCAGGATCTCG GCTTGGCCGGCTCCTGCCTGCCACGCTTCAGCACCATGCCCTTCCTCTACTGCAACCCTGGAGACATCTGCTACTACGCTAGCAGGAATGACAAGTCCTACTGGTTGTCGACCACTGCCCCCCTACCCATGATGCCTGTGGAGGAGGGCGACATCAAACCTTACATCAGCCGCTGCTCGGTTTGCGAGGCACCGTCAGTCGCCATCGCCGTGCACAGTCAGGACATCACCATCCCGCAGTGTCCCGCCGGATGGCGCAGCCTGTGGATCGGCTACTCGTTCTTAATG CATACGGCGGCTGGAAATGAAGGTGGAGGTCAGTCCCTGTCTTCGCCCGGATCATGCTTGGAGGACTTCCGGACGTCGCCATTCATCGAGTGCAACGGCGCCAAAGGCACGTGCCATTACTTTGCCAACAAGCACAGCTTCTGGTTAACCTCTATCGATCAGTCTTTTCATTCCGAGCCGGCATCAGAGACGATCAAAGCGGGGCAGCTCCTGTCGCGAATTAGCCGCTGCCAGGTCTGTATGAAGAACTTGTGA